One Salipiger sp. H15 DNA segment encodes these proteins:
- a CDS encoding non-ribosomal peptide synthetase, protein MSFSIGNAQPIHSHLYYDPSFTIPRLFISQVRSRPNAIAVIEDEDYLSYAELGTLVLQLAYDLLSAGVCKGDLVGLASRRSVESVAAQLALVSIGAAFVPLDPAAAERHHREVVEQAGLRLVLLHPRDADSATRFVAAGCRVVTLSRARPAGARDEEEIAGELERVSAGTTPSQLAYVIFTSGSTGRPKGVMVAHRGVCRLVRGQSYADLGPDQVMLCMAAVGFDAVIGEVYSALLNGGVLAILPDAAPSLDRISEVISNAGVTIAYITAGLFHIIAEHRPEMLAPLRQCFPCGDVLSEVHVQRMRERLPHLRMINGYGPTENTVFTCCYPIDDGWTGGPIPIGRGLAHDELFVLDESLNPLADGEIGQLAAGGAGVGIGYLGQPELTEASFRTLTLGDYYGRVYLTGDLVCRHPDGVISFHGRADRQIKVNGQRVELDSIEHALRADAEVEDAVAVAVPRPDGTRRIVAIVKPLLDDGALDGLRGRLRELLPPAALPSELLARDEFPLTSSGKVDRRRMAADLVTVSEPVPAVVTGDSFREIIRQVWERTLGTPVRVLDKTFFDLGGTSLQLIEVHAELQTRLGLRFDIAKLFEAPRIRDIERLFAGAVTADPVAARRSTMARARARRIPQK, encoded by the coding sequence TTGTCATTTTCTATTGGCAACGCGCAGCCGATTCATTCGCATCTGTATTATGATCCTTCCTTCACCATCCCGCGCCTCTTCATCTCGCAGGTGCGGAGCCGACCCAATGCGATAGCGGTCATCGAGGACGAGGATTATCTCTCTTACGCCGAACTCGGCACGCTGGTGCTGCAGTTGGCCTACGACCTTCTCTCGGCGGGCGTGTGCAAGGGTGATCTTGTCGGCCTGGCGTCGCGCCGCAGCGTCGAATCCGTCGCCGCGCAGCTTGCGCTGGTCTCGATCGGTGCCGCGTTCGTGCCGCTGGACCCGGCGGCGGCCGAGCGCCACCACCGCGAAGTCGTCGAACAGGCAGGGCTGCGGCTGGTGCTCCTGCATCCGCGCGACGCGGACTCCGCGACACGGTTCGTCGCGGCAGGCTGCAGAGTCGTCACGCTCAGTCGTGCCCGGCCGGCCGGAGCGCGCGACGAGGAGGAAATCGCCGGCGAACTCGAGCGCGTCAGCGCGGGAACCACGCCCTCGCAGCTGGCCTATGTCATCTTCACCTCGGGCTCGACCGGGCGGCCAAAGGGGGTCATGGTCGCGCATCGCGGGGTCTGCCGGCTGGTCCGCGGCCAGAGCTACGCCGATCTCGGGCCCGACCAGGTGATGCTCTGCATGGCGGCCGTCGGGTTCGATGCGGTCATCGGAGAGGTTTACAGCGCGCTGCTGAACGGGGGCGTGCTAGCGATCCTGCCGGACGCCGCGCCGTCGCTGGACCGCATTTCCGAGGTGATCTCGAATGCGGGGGTCACCATCGCCTATATCACGGCCGGGCTCTTTCACATCATTGCCGAGCATCGCCCCGAGATGCTCGCGCCGTTGCGCCAGTGCTTCCCCTGCGGCGACGTGCTGTCGGAGGTCCACGTGCAGCGGATGCGCGAGCGCCTGCCGCACCTGCGCATGATCAACGGCTACGGCCCGACCGAGAACACCGTCTTCACCTGCTGCTATCCGATCGACGACGGCTGGACCGGCGGTCCGATCCCGATCGGCCGCGGCCTCGCGCATGACGAGCTTTTCGTGCTCGACGAAAGCCTGAACCCGCTCGCGGATGGCGAGATCGGCCAGCTTGCGGCGGGCGGGGCGGGGGTCGGCATCGGCTACCTGGGGCAACCCGAACTGACCGAGGCCTCCTTCCGCACCTTGACGTTGGGCGACTACTACGGGCGGGTCTACCTGACCGGGGACCTCGTCTGCCGCCATCCGGATGGCGTGATCTCGTTTCACGGGCGCGCGGACCGGCAGATCAAGGTTAACGGCCAGCGGGTAGAGCTCGACTCCATCGAGCATGCGCTGCGCGCCGACGCCGAGGTGGAGGATGCGGTGGCCGTGGCCGTGCCCCGGCCCGACGGAACGCGCCGGATCGTCGCCATCGTGAAGCCCCTGCTGGATGACGGCGCCCTCGACGGCTTGCGCGGACGCCTGCGCGAGCTCCTGCCGCCGGCGGCATTGCCCTCCGAGCTCCTCGCGCGTGACGAATTTCCCCTGACCAGTTCCGGCAAGGTCGACCGGCGCCGCATGGCCGCCGATCTTGTCACGGTGTCAGAGCCGGTCCCGGCCGTGGTCACCGGAGACAGCTTTCGCGAGATCATCCGACAGGTCTGGGAGCGCACGCTCGGCACCCCGGTGCGGGTGCTGGACAAGACCTTCTTCGACCTCGGCGGCACCTCGCTGCAGCTGATCGAGGTTCATGCCGAGCTGCAGACCCGTCTCGGCCTTCGCTTCGACATCGCCAAGCTTTTCGAGGCGCCGCGCATCCGCGACATCGAGCGTCTCTTCGCCGGTGCAGTCACCGCCGACCCCGTTGCGGCCCGCCGATCGACCATGGCCCGAGCCAGAGCAAGAAGGATACCCCAGAAATGA
- a CDS encoding amino acid adenylation domain-containing protein, with protein MKDQSLPDMAIPGAIAIVGLAGRFPGASSVEDFWASVRAGRDLIRPHPPETLADNFSDAERARDSYVPVRPSLPDVAMFDAPFFDMLPREAAQTDPQFRVFLECCWQALEDAGCDPRRAPGPVGVFGGASMSTYFLNNVLTDRARTEDFVSTYQLGDYHQFMGALTDTLATRVAFRLGLTGPAMTVATACSTSLVAVAQACQSLEAFQCDLALAGGVSITFPQERGYMYQEGGMVSRDGHCRPFDAEASGTVFGHGAGVVALRRMEDALADGDRIYALIRGWGLNNDGSDKISFTAPSVDGQAMAIAMAQGAAGVEPSSIGYVECHGTGTPLGDPVEFEGLKKAFADVAPGRVWLGSSKANVGHCDAAAGVVGLIKTTLSLRDRVVPPLANYTRPNPNIDLENSPFRIPVQEMSWDDAGPLRAGVSALGVGGTNAHVILEEAPRRQSGEADRPVVLPLSARTDLALKAQAEALAEALEAGDAPSLADAALTLQEGRAVFGRRAAVAAETRAEAVAALRGSLRAMDAAEEAPPVAFMFPGQGSQHPGMGQGLYAQEPVFSRIIDQGSEVLAPLLGLDLAQLIYRTPDAAAAARVLRDTAITQPALYLVEFATARLWAERGVTPQAMIGHSVGEFVAATMAGVMSFETGLKLIAARGRLMQDQPAGAMLSVRAPADAVLSMAPEGVDLAARNAPSLTVWAGPGEAVDAFARELETAGIACKRLHTSHAFHSAMMDPVVHALEAEARKHSFAAPELPYVSCVTGDWITTADATDPAYWARHCRAGVNFEAAVQTLCASGPAPILLEVGPGRTLGAFAGQAVDRKRRAVILQSLPDHGEADRDRHEMANAAGAMWSAGLAIDWAPYRVGAVGRVSLPGYQFERSRHWIEPPAPLARQSSQPLAAVPAAPTATTTSDRPAMQMPSRTETLTTRIFGLLEELSGESFDAGESGASFFDLGFDSLLLAQVSQRLGKEFGVSLTFRQLMKDYPSVEALVTYLDAELPPEAVPAPSAAPAAAPALNGVAPPAGQPAPGGVPASGELSALMASQTQALLALFDSQMRACGGTAAAGAAAPVIAGAPAPQPAKGRAPVAAGGDEGPSRYERGKGSATQTEFTEAQLGLIAEIAAEHDAKYPLSKERTQENRKRLADPRTASGFRREWKEIVYPVIAETSKGARLVDVDGNSYLDLVNGFGQTAFGHAPDFVTQAVAEQMARGFAIGPQTPLAYEVARKFLTVTGHERVTFCNTGSEAVMAAMRLARTVTGRDTIVSFNGDYHGQFDEVLVKGRKSGDPTALPAVAGVPAGSVANMVVLSYGSDASLDWIRENVGEIAAVLVEPVQSRRPDLRPRAFCEEIRRITAESGAALILDEIVTGFRVARGGIQELWGIEPDMATYGKVVGGGMPIGVLSGASRFLDALDGGHWAFGDESEPEVPPTFFAGTFVRHPLVLAAMSAVLDHIDGEGRALYERVAPRTGALLADMNDVLVARGLPRAVTGFSSWLIVNLSSLDPRAALLYPLMRLGGVHVHDGYPWFFTTAHEEADYLHVLEAFTAAVDRLQSVGILGGTARAVDVPITLPLTAPQKEVWMAAQLGDAASGVFIEGIGLRLEGQLDVGALERALNEVISRHDALRLRFAASGEAAEVMPRLRLSLIPEETDEAGLAAMIAEDARTPFDLTEGPLVRARLARLGPDRHVLNLTTHHIVCDGWSTYLILEELAALYNADRSGTTAVLCPPASFADYARTEGSRAPCDATHAYWSAEFPEAPELPDLPTDAPRIGRRSFAGATHVHCIEADLVRTLKRSAGREGVTLFGVLSGALAELLGRLSGAEEVTLAVPTAGQLLLPDDRLVGHCVNLLPIRLTRQHNADFADYLKGVATKVLDCFDHGDMTYGDILRAAGVTGGVDRQPLTEVQFNLDQQPDDFGFDALSGTVASNSRAYTNFDLIFNVTESPEGLRIDLTYATDILTEDTVARWCRQYHCLLVAIAEGMSLPVGAASLLSAEEAAALAALGNDTAAPMPEVARLETLISAQAAKTPEQIAVEDASGSLTYAELEHASDLLAAAIRERLPEAGARVAVMLDRSSLLVVALLAILKAGHAYVPLDPGHPEARNRLVLEAVTGLIHGGDIPASAEGLNLEMLPVSASARLPEGGLPPVASLPGDDAAAYVIFTSGSTGTPKGVEVPHSALLNFLASMAERPGITAGDVVLAVTTVSFDIAGLELLLPLTVGARTVIASEADVREAFPLVERLGRGDITMLQATPTLWQMLVEAGLKPDTGLKMLVGGEALPRDLADRLLALGGEVWNMYGPTETTIWSSCGRVDHGPITIGAPIANTVMHVLGETGELVPVGVPGELVIGGAGLAKGYFRRPDLTEAAYRMIDVPGAGPIRLYHTGDLARRNADGTIALLGRADGQVKLRGFRIELEEIEAAMRAVDGVSAAAAALRDSPAGPVLVGYYVARSGAPNAAVFAASLRQVLPEYMVPSRFQRIDALPLTGNGKLDRKRLPALEPLDAKAAVREIVAPGSELEQTILGIWQEVLGTGAIGVTDDIFDLGVNSLSIFRIAARMLDRDLGIEARHIMENPTIRGLAAYAETHANEPKAPSLKDFRRGARRQAEVSA; from the coding sequence ATGAAAGACCAATCCCTTCCCGACATGGCCATTCCGGGCGCGATCGCGATCGTCGGCCTCGCGGGGCGTTTTCCCGGCGCAAGCTCGGTCGAGGACTTCTGGGCGTCGGTCCGGGCCGGCCGCGATCTCATTCGCCCGCATCCGCCCGAGACCCTCGCCGACAACTTCAGCGACGCGGAGCGCGCCCGTGACAGCTACGTGCCGGTGCGTCCCTCGCTGCCCGATGTCGCGATGTTCGACGCCCCCTTCTTCGACATGCTGCCGCGCGAGGCGGCGCAGACCGATCCGCAGTTCCGGGTGTTCCTGGAATGCTGCTGGCAGGCGCTCGAGGATGCCGGCTGCGACCCGCGCCGGGCGCCCGGGCCGGTCGGCGTCTTCGGCGGCGCGTCGATGTCCACCTATTTCCTCAACAACGTGCTGACCGACCGCGCCCGGACCGAGGATTTCGTCTCGACCTATCAGCTGGGCGACTACCACCAGTTCATGGGGGCGCTCACCGACACCCTCGCGACCCGGGTGGCCTTCCGCCTCGGCCTGACGGGCCCGGCCATGACCGTGGCCACGGCCTGCTCGACTTCGCTCGTGGCGGTTGCGCAGGCCTGCCAGAGCCTCGAGGCCTTCCAGTGCGATCTCGCGCTGGCCGGCGGGGTCTCGATCACCTTCCCGCAGGAGCGGGGCTACATGTACCAGGAAGGCGGCATGGTCTCGCGCGACGGGCATTGCCGCCCCTTCGACGCCGAGGCCAGCGGCACGGTGTTCGGCCATGGGGCCGGTGTCGTCGCGCTGCGCCGGATGGAGGACGCGCTCGCCGACGGGGACCGGATCTACGCGCTGATCCGCGGCTGGGGACTGAACAACGACGGCAGCGACAAGATCTCCTTTACCGCGCCGAGCGTGGACGGGCAGGCCATGGCGATCGCCATGGCGCAGGGCGCGGCCGGAGTGGAGCCTTCGTCGATCGGCTACGTCGAATGTCACGGCACCGGCACGCCGCTTGGCGATCCCGTCGAGTTCGAGGGGCTGAAAAAGGCATTCGCGGATGTCGCGCCGGGCCGGGTCTGGCTCGGCTCCTCGAAGGCGAACGTCGGCCATTGCGATGCCGCTGCGGGGGTCGTGGGTCTTATCAAGACGACGCTCTCGCTGCGCGACAGGGTGGTTCCGCCGCTGGCGAACTACACCCGCCCGAACCCGAACATCGACCTCGAAAACAGCCCCTTCCGCATTCCCGTGCAGGAGATGAGCTGGGACGACGCCGGCCCGCTGCGGGCCGGGGTCAGCGCGCTCGGCGTGGGCGGCACCAACGCGCATGTCATCCTCGAGGAGGCACCGCGCCGGCAGTCCGGAGAGGCCGACCGGCCGGTGGTCCTGCCGCTCTCGGCAAGGACCGACCTCGCGCTGAAGGCGCAGGCCGAAGCGCTGGCCGAGGCGCTAGAGGCAGGGGATGCGCCCTCGCTGGCGGACGCGGCGCTGACCCTTCAGGAGGGGCGCGCGGTCTTTGGCCGCCGTGCCGCCGTGGCCGCCGAAACCCGTGCGGAAGCGGTGGCCGCTCTGCGCGGCAGCCTGCGCGCCATGGACGCCGCGGAGGAGGCGCCGCCGGTGGCCTTCATGTTCCCCGGCCAGGGCTCGCAGCATCCCGGCATGGGGCAGGGGCTCTACGCGCAGGAGCCCGTCTTCTCGCGGATCATCGATCAGGGCAGCGAGGTGCTCGCGCCGCTGCTCGGGCTCGATCTCGCGCAGCTGATCTACCGCACTCCCGATGCCGCCGCCGCCGCGCGGGTGCTGCGCGACACGGCGATCACCCAGCCCGCGCTCTACCTCGTGGAGTTCGCCACGGCACGGCTCTGGGCCGAGCGCGGCGTGACACCGCAGGCGATGATCGGCCATTCGGTGGGCGAGTTCGTCGCCGCCACGATGGCGGGCGTCATGTCCTTCGAGACGGGGCTGAAACTCATCGCGGCACGCGGCCGACTGATGCAGGACCAGCCGGCGGGCGCCATGCTGTCGGTGCGGGCCCCGGCCGATGCGGTCCTCTCGATGGCGCCGGAAGGCGTCGATCTCGCCGCGCGCAACGCGCCCAGCCTGACCGTCTGGGCAGGGCCGGGCGAGGCGGTCGATGCCTTTGCGCGCGAGCTCGAGACCGCGGGCATCGCCTGCAAGCGGCTGCACACGTCCCACGCCTTCCATTCGGCGATGATGGACCCGGTGGTCCACGCGCTCGAGGCCGAGGCCCGCAAGCACAGCTTCGCCGCGCCCGAGCTCCCCTATGTCTCCTGCGTCACCGGAGACTGGATCACCACCGCGGATGCGACCGATCCGGCCTACTGGGCGCGCCATTGCCGCGCCGGTGTCAACTTCGAGGCCGCGGTGCAGACGCTCTGCGCGTCGGGCCCGGCGCCGATCCTGCTCGAGGTCGGTCCCGGGCGCACGCTTGGCGCCTTCGCGGGGCAGGCGGTCGACCGCAAGCGGCGGGCCGTCATCCTCCAGTCGCTTCCCGACCACGGCGAGGCGGACCGCGACCGACACGAGATGGCCAACGCGGCCGGCGCGATGTGGAGCGCCGGTCTGGCCATCGACTGGGCGCCGTACCGGGTTGGCGCCGTGGGGCGCGTCTCGCTCCCCGGCTACCAGTTCGAACGTTCCCGTCACTGGATCGAACCGCCCGCACCGCTGGCCCGCCAATCCTCCCAGCCCCTGGCCGCCGTGCCCGCCGCTCCCACCGCAACGACAACCTCAGATAGGCCCGCCATGCAGATGCCCTCGCGCACCGAAACGCTGACGACTCGAATTTTTGGACTGCTCGAAGAGCTTTCCGGGGAAAGCTTCGACGCCGGGGAGTCCGGTGCCAGCTTCTTCGATCTTGGCTTCGACTCGCTGCTTCTGGCGCAGGTCTCGCAGCGGCTGGGCAAGGAGTTCGGCGTGTCGCTTACCTTCCGCCAGCTGATGAAGGACTACCCGAGCGTCGAGGCGCTGGTCACCTATCTCGACGCCGAGCTTCCGCCCGAGGCCGTGCCCGCCCCGTCTGCTGCTCCGGCGGCAGCGCCGGCGCTGAACGGAGTCGCCCCACCCGCGGGCCAGCCGGCTCCGGGCGGAGTGCCGGCTTCGGGCGAGCTCTCGGCGCTCATGGCCTCGCAGACGCAGGCGCTGCTCGCCCTCTTCGACAGCCAGATGCGGGCCTGCGGCGGCACCGCGGCGGCAGGCGCGGCCGCACCGGTGATCGCGGGCGCTCCGGCACCGCAGCCCGCGAAGGGTCGCGCGCCGGTTGCGGCGGGCGGCGACGAGGGGCCCTCGCGCTACGAACGCGGCAAGGGGAGTGCGACACAGACCGAGTTCACCGAGGCCCAGCTGGGGCTCATCGCCGAGATCGCGGCCGAGCATGATGCGAAGTACCCGCTGTCCAAGGAACGGACACAGGAGAACCGCAAGCGGCTCGCCGATCCGCGGACCGCATCCGGCTTCCGCCGCGAGTGGAAGGAGATCGTCTACCCGGTCATCGCGGAAACGTCGAAAGGCGCGCGGCTCGTCGATGTCGACGGCAACAGCTACCTCGACCTGGTGAACGGCTTTGGCCAGACCGCCTTCGGTCACGCGCCGGATTTCGTGACACAGGCCGTCGCCGAACAGATGGCCAGGGGCTTTGCGATCGGGCCGCAGACCCCGCTGGCCTACGAGGTGGCGCGCAAGTTCCTTACGGTCACCGGCCATGAACGGGTCACCTTCTGCAACACCGGTTCCGAGGCGGTGATGGCGGCGATGCGCCTCGCGCGCACCGTCACCGGGCGCGACACGATCGTCTCGTTCAACGGCGACTACCACGGCCAGTTCGACGAGGTCCTGGTGAAGGGGCGCAAGTCGGGGGATCCGACCGCGCTGCCGGCGGTGGCCGGTGTTCCGGCCGGCTCGGTCGCGAACATGGTGGTGCTGAGCTACGGCAGTGACGCGTCGCTCGACTGGATCCGCGAGAACGTCGGCGAGATCGCCGCGGTGCTGGTCGAGCCGGTCCAGAGCCGGCGGCCCGACCTGCGACCGCGTGCCTTCTGCGAGGAGATCCGCCGCATCACCGCGGAGTCCGGCGCGGCGCTGATCCTCGACGAGATCGTCACCGGCTTCCGGGTCGCCCGGGGTGGTATCCAGGAACTCTGGGGGATCGAGCCCGACATGGCGACCTACGGCAAGGTCGTGGGCGGCGGCATGCCGATCGGCGTGCTGTCGGGAGCGTCGCGCTTTCTCGATGCGCTCGATGGCGGCCACTGGGCGTTTGGCGACGAGAGCGAGCCGGAGGTTCCGCCGACCTTCTTTGCCGGCACCTTCGTGCGGCACCCGCTGGTGCTCGCGGCAATGTCGGCGGTGCTCGATCACATCGACGGCGAGGGGAGGGCCCTTTACGAGCGGGTCGCGCCGCGCACCGGCGCGCTGCTCGCGGACATGAACGACGTCCTCGTCGCGCGCGGCCTGCCGCGGGCGGTCACCGGCTTCTCGAGCTGGCTGATCGTCAACCTCTCGTCGCTCGATCCGCGCGCGGCCCTGCTCTATCCGCTCATGCGGCTCGGCGGGGTCCATGTGCACGACGGCTATCCATGGTTCTTCACCACCGCGCACGAGGAAGCCGACTACCTCCACGTGCTCGAGGCGTTCACGGCGGCGGTCGACCGCCTGCAGTCGGTCGGCATCCTGGGAGGGACGGCCCGCGCGGTGGACGTGCCGATCACCCTGCCGCTGACCGCGCCGCAGAAGGAAGTCTGGATGGCGGCGCAGCTCGGGGATGCAGCCTCCGGCGTCTTCATCGAGGGCATCGGGCTGCGGCTCGAGGGGCAGCTCGACGTCGGGGCGCTGGAACGCGCCCTCAACGAGGTGATCTCGCGCCACGACGCCCTGCGCCTGCGCTTCGCCGCGAGTGGCGAGGCCGCCGAAGTGATGCCGCGCCTGCGCCTGTCGCTGATCCCCGAGGAGACCGACGAGGCGGGGCTTGCGGCCATGATCGCCGAGGACGCGCGGACCCCCTTCGACCTGACCGAAGGGCCGCTCGTTCGCGCGCGGCTCGCGCGGCTGGGGCCCGACCGGCACGTGCTCAACCTCACCACCCATCACATCGTCTGCGACGGCTGGTCGACCTACCTGATCCTCGAGGAACTGGCCGCGCTCTACAACGCGGATCGCTCGGGGACCACGGCAGTGCTCTGCCCGCCCGCCAGCTTCGCCGACTACGCCCGCACCGAGGGGAGCCGGGCCCCGTGCGACGCCACGCACGCCTACTGGTCCGCGGAATTCCCGGAAGCGCCCGAGCTGCCCGACCTGCCGACCGATGCCCCGCGCATCGGCCGTCGAAGCTTCGCCGGCGCCACCCACGTGCACTGCATCGAGGCCGATCTCGTCCGGACCCTGAAGCGCAGCGCCGGGCGCGAGGGCGTGACGCTCTTCGGGGTGCTCTCCGGCGCATTGGCGGAACTGCTCGGACGGCTGTCCGGTGCCGAGGAGGTCACGCTTGCGGTGCCGACGGCGGGGCAGCTCCTGCTGCCCGATGACCGGCTGGTGGGGCACTGCGTGAACCTTCTGCCGATCCGCCTCACCCGCCAGCACAACGCCGATTTCGCGGACTACCTGAAAGGCGTCGCGACGAAGGTTCTCGACTGCTTCGACCACGGCGACATGACCTACGGCGATATCCTGCGGGCAGCGGGGGTGACCGGAGGTGTCGATCGCCAGCCGCTGACCGAGGTGCAGTTCAACCTCGACCAGCAGCCCGACGACTTCGGCTTCGACGCGCTGTCTGGCACCGTCGCCTCCAATTCCCGCGCCTACACCAATTTCGATCTGATCTTCAACGTCACGGAGAGCCCCGAGGGTCTTCGCATCGACCTGACCTACGCCACGGACATCCTCACCGAAGACACGGTGGCCCGCTGGTGCCGGCAGTACCACTGCCTGCTGGTGGCGATCGCGGAGGGGATGTCGCTGCCGGTCGGTGCTGCATCCCTGCTGTCAGCCGAGGAAGCGGCGGCGCTCGCGGCGCTCGGCAATGACACGGCTGCACCGATGCCCGAGGTCGCGCGGCTCGAGACGCTGATCTCCGCCCAGGCGGCGAAAACGCCGGAGCAGATCGCCGTCGAGGACGCGTCGGGCAGCCTGACCTATGCCGAGCTCGAGCACGCGAGCGACCTGCTGGCGGCGGCGATCCGGGAACGTCTGCCCGAGGCCGGCGCGCGCGTTGCCGTCATGCTCGACCGCTCGTCGCTGCTGGTCGTCGCGCTGCTTGCGATCCTGAAGGCGGGCCATGCGTATGTGCCGCTTGATCCGGGCCATCCCGAGGCGCGCAACCGGCTCGTGCTCGAGGCGGTGACCGGGCTGATCCACGGCGGTGACATCCCGGCGAGTGCCGAGGGGCTCAATCTCGAGATGCTTCCGGTCAGCGCCTCGGCGCGCCTTCCCGAGGGCGGCCTGCCGCCGGTCGCGAGCCTCCCGGGCGACGATGCGGCCGCCTACGTCATCTTCACCTCGGGCTCGACGGGTACACCGAAGGGGGTCGAGGTGCCGCATTCGGCGCTGCTCAACTTCCTCGCCTCGATGGCCGAGCGGCCCGGGATCACCGCAGGCGACGTGGTGCTCGCCGTGACCACGGTGTCCTTCGACATCGCCGGGCTGGAGCTCCTGCTGCCGTTGACGGTGGGCGCACGCACGGTCATCGCCTCCGAGGCGGATGTGCGCGAGGCCTTCCCGCTGGTCGAGCGGCTCGGCCGGGGCGACATAACGATGCTGCAGGCAACGCCGACGCTGTGGCAGATGCTGGTCGAGGCCGGGCTGAAACCGGACACAGGGCTCAAGATGCTGGTCGGCGGCGAGGCCTTGCCGCGTGACCTGGCGGACCGCCTGCTGGCTCTCGGTGGCGAGGTCTGGAACATGTACGGCCCGACGGAGACGACGATCTGGTCGTCCTGCGGGCGGGTCGACCACGGGCCGATCACCATCGGCGCACCGATCGCCAACACCGTGATGCATGTCCTCGGCGAGACGGGCGAGCTTGTTCCGGTCGGCGTTCCCGGCGAGCTGGTGATCGGCGGCGCGGGGCTTGCCAAGGGCTACTTCCGCCGTCCGGACCTGACCGAGGCAGCCTACCGCATGATCGATGTTCCCGGCGCCGGGCCGATCCGGCTTTACCACACGGGCGATCTGGCGCGGCGCAATGCCGACGGCACGATCGCGCTTCTGGGCCGCGCCGACGGGCAGGTCAAACTGCGCGGCTTCCGGATCGAGCTGGAAGAGATCGAGGCGGCGATGCGCGCCGTCGACGGGGTTTCGGCCGCTGCCGCCGCGCTCAGGGACAGCCCTGCCGGCCCGGTTCTCGTCGGCTATTACGTGGCGAGGTCCGGGGCGCCAAATGCGGCGGTCTTTGCCGCCAGCCTGCGCCAGGTGCTTCCGGAATACATGGTGCCCAGCCGGTTCCAAAGGATCGACGCGCTGCCGCTCACGGGCAATGGCAAGCTCGATCGCAAGCGGCTGCCGGCGCTGGAGCCGCTCGACGCAAAAGCCGCGGTCCGGGAAATCGTGGCGCCGGGCAGCGAGCTCGAGCAAACCATCCTGGGGATCTGGCAGGAGGTGCTGGGGACCGGGGCAATCGGGGTGACCGACGACATCTTCGACCTTGGCGTGAATTCGCTCAGCATCTTCCGCATCGCGGCACGGATGCTCGACCGGGACCTTGGGATCGAAGCCCGTCACATCATGGAGAACCCGACGATCCGCGGTCTCGCGGCCTACGCCGAAACCCATGCCAACGAGCCGAAGGCGCCCTCGCTCAAGGACTTCCGCAGAGGTGCGCGGCGCCAGGCCGAGGTGTCGGCATGA